A genomic region of Dreissena polymorpha isolate Duluth1 chromosome 4, UMN_Dpol_1.0, whole genome shotgun sequence contains the following coding sequences:
- the LOC127878517 gene encoding uncharacterized protein LOC127878517, which translates to MLERFKDFKVVVGLISGYTLGLQFIVIYNFAYSQKAYSIQSSRLSGKMQEAAKVTDTSLIYRVAASQNHQCGEHLVHTSDRPFLKGSRKHDKSRVYNVSR; encoded by the exons ATGTTGGAAAGGTTCAAAGACTTCAAGGTCGTCGTCGGGCTGATTTCCGGTTATACACTTGGACTCCAGTTCATCGTCATTTACA aTTTCGCCTACAGCCAGAAGGCATACAGTATTCAGAGCAGTAGGTTGTCGGGCAAGATGCAG GAGGCCGCCAAAGTCACCGATACGTCTCTGATTTATAGAGTGGCTGCGTCACAAAACCACCAATGTGGAGAACATCTGGTACACACGAGTGACCGCCCTTTTCTCAAAGGTTCACGAAAACATGATAAAAGTAGAGTTTACAATGTCTCTCGCTGA